In the genome of Syngnathoides biaculeatus isolate LvHL_M chromosome 14, ASM1980259v1, whole genome shotgun sequence, one region contains:
- the prmt2 gene encoding protein arginine N-methyltransferase 2 isoform X5: MEDPEDVLPPEEYVVHWSFQGRCSEEQLSISKGERLLVHAKVSPEWWWAELRGVFGYVPASYLYQGSNEDEEEEDPWQDEEYYCTYGTLNLHLEMLSDKSRTEAYRRVVVNNSASLHGKVVMDLGCGTGIVSLFCAQLARPAAVYAVEASSMVEHTRELVKQNACEEVITVLRGRAEEIQLPERVDVLVSEWMGNCLLFEFMVESVLLARDRWLREDGTMWPSSAALTLVPCQAHRYYADKMAFWEKPYGLDFTPLQPLALQEFFAKPKFSHLMEPGDRLASPADVICLDMYTLQVADLEADTLEADPLHAGRARQRASRAPHPWDRYFAQEPRLEAPLDRHHSLGDQRPRSGGARLPGRH; this comes from the exons ATGGAGGATCCGGAAGATGTGCTGCCACCTGAGGAGTACGTTGTTCACTGGAGCTTTCAGGGTCGTTGCAGTGAAGAG CAGCTTAGTATCAGCAAAGGAGAGCGACTGCTGGTCCATGCCAAGGTCTCCCCAGAGTGGTGGTGGGCTGAGCTGCGGGGGGTCTTTGGATATGTCCCTGCCAGCTACCTCTACCAGGGATCCaatgaagatgaggaggaggaggacccgTGGCAGGACGAGGAGTACTATTGCACTTACGGAACACtg AATCTTCACTTGGAGATGTTGTCAGACAAGAGCCGCACAGAGGCGTACAGGCGGGTGGTCGTCAACAACAGCGCTTCCCTGCACGGGAAGGTGGTGATGGACCTCGGCTGCGGGACGGGCATCGTGAGCCTGTTCTGCGCTCAGCTGGCACGACCGGCAGCG GTGTATGCCGTGGAGGCGAGCTCGATGGTGGAGCACACCAGGGAGCTGGTGAAGCAGAACGCCTGCGAGGAGGTGATCACGGTGCTGCGGGGGCGAGCCGAGGAGATCCAACTACCTGAGCGGGTGGACGTCCTGGTGTCCGAGTGGATGGGCAACTGCTTGCTC TTTGAGTTCATGGTGGAGTCGGTCTTGCTGGCCAGAGACCGTTGGTTACGGGAAGATGGCACGATGTGGCCCTCGTCCGCAGCCCTCACCCTGGTGCCGTGCCAAGCCCACAGATACTACGCCGACAAAATGGCCTTCTGGGAGAAGCCATACGGCCTGGACTTTACACCACTTCA GCCCCTCGCACTCCAGGAGTTCTTCGCCAAGCCCAAGTTTAGTCACTTAATGGAGCCCGGCGACCGCCTCGCCTCTCCTGCCGACGTCATCTGCTTGGACATGTACACGCTGCAGGTGGCGGACCTGGAG GCCGACACACTGGAAGCAGACCCTCTTCATGCTGGACGAGCCCGTCAGCGTGCGTCGCGAGCACCTCATCCGTGGGACCGTTACTTTGCGCAGGAACCCCGTCTGGAGGCGCCACTTGATCGTCACCATTCACTGGGAGATCAGCGGCCACGCTCAGGAGGAGCCCGCCTGCCAG GCCGGCACTAA
- the ercc1 gene encoding DNA excision repair protein ERCC-1 isoform X1 — translation MKKRFHINLDESAFTRERTPPKKHFQPSTAVGARKTDAGACPAKEGQPLSYAQYIIKAQGSARPQRDDPSDKLRPEAGEGPTDASLRQSEPGAVPPAEGEVKGDRATNSEETPGSGADRREVNCPSLGPKPAGCGSSIVVSPRQRGNPILKFVRNVPWEFGDVVPDYVLGQTTCALFLSLRYHNLNPNYIHDRLKQLGQSFTLRVLLVQVDVKDPHHALKELARICIMADCTLILAWSPEEAGRYLETYKSYEKKPADLLKEQVEKNYLSKVTDCLTTVKSINKTDAMTLLSTFSSLEGIISATKEDLVLCPGLGPQKARRLHDVLHKPFLKSKTKSDS, via the exons ATGAAGAAAAGGTTTCACATCAATTTGGACGAATCTGCCTTTACCAGAGAGAGAACACCA CCCAAAAAGCACTTTCAACCATCAACAGCTGTTGGAGCACGCAAAACCGATGCAGGTGCATGCCCAGCAAAGGAGGGTCAGCCTCTCTcttatgcacaatatatcatcaAGGCTCAGGGATCTGCACGCCCTCAACGAGATGACCCCTCTGACAAGCTCAGACCCGAAGCTGGTGAGGGTCCCACCGATGCCAGCCTCAGGCAAAGCGAGCCCGGCGCCGTGCCCCCCGCAGAAGGCGAGGTCAAAGGGGACCGGGCGACAAACAGCGAGGAGACTCCGGGGTCCGGTGCAGATCGGAGAGAAGTAAACTGTCCGAGCCTTGGTCCGAAACCCGCGGGATGCGGTAGCAGCATTGTTGTCAGTCCCAGACAG AGGGGAAATCCCATCTTGAAGTTTGTGAGGAACGTCCCGTGGGAGTTTGGAGACGTCGTGCCAGACTACGTCCTGGGCCAGACAACCTGTGCTCTCTTCCTCAG TCTCCGGTATCACAATCTGAATCCAAACTATATTCATGATCGACTCAAGCAGCTTGGACAGAGCTTCACCCTTCGAGTTTTACTAGTTCAAGTGGATGTG AAAGACCCCCATCACGCATTGAAGGAGCTGGCTCGCATCTGCATCATGGCTGACTGCACTCTTATTTTGGCATGGAG CCCAGAGGAGGCGGGACGTTACCTGGAAACATACAAGTCGTACGAGAAGAAACCGGCGGACCTTCTCAAGGAACAAGttgaaaaaaactatttatcaaag GTGACAGACTGCCTGACCACTGTCAAGTCCATAAACAAGACAGATGCTATGACCTTGCTATCAACCTTCTCT TCTTTGGAAGGAATCATCAGTGCAACTAAGGAAGACCTGGTTCTCTGTCCGGGCCTTGGTCCGCAAAAA GCAAGACGTCTCCACGATGTGCTCCATAAAccctttttaaaatccaaaacaaagaGTGACAGTTGA
- the prmt2 gene encoding protein arginine N-methyltransferase 2 isoform X4: MEDPEDVLPPEEYVVHWSFQGRCSEEQLSISKGERLLVHAKVSPEWWWAELRGVFGYVPASYLYQGSNEDEEEEDPWQDEEYYCTYGTLNLHLEMLSDKSRTEAYRRVVVNNSASLHGKVVMDLGCGTGIVSLFCAQLARPAAVYAVEASSMVEHTRELVKQNACEEVITVLRGRAEEIQLPERVDVLVSEWMGNCLLFEFMVESVLLARDRWLREDGTMWPSSAALTLVPCQAHRYYADKMAFWEKPYGLDFTPLQPLALQEFFAKPKFSHLMEPGDRLASPADVICLDMYTLQVADLEADTLEADPLHAGRARQRASRAPHPWDRYFAQEPRLEAPLDRHHSLGDQRPRSGGARLPGKSTSSGAGTR, translated from the exons ATGGAGGATCCGGAAGATGTGCTGCCACCTGAGGAGTACGTTGTTCACTGGAGCTTTCAGGGTCGTTGCAGTGAAGAG CAGCTTAGTATCAGCAAAGGAGAGCGACTGCTGGTCCATGCCAAGGTCTCCCCAGAGTGGTGGTGGGCTGAGCTGCGGGGGGTCTTTGGATATGTCCCTGCCAGCTACCTCTACCAGGGATCCaatgaagatgaggaggaggaggacccgTGGCAGGACGAGGAGTACTATTGCACTTACGGAACACtg AATCTTCACTTGGAGATGTTGTCAGACAAGAGCCGCACAGAGGCGTACAGGCGGGTGGTCGTCAACAACAGCGCTTCCCTGCACGGGAAGGTGGTGATGGACCTCGGCTGCGGGACGGGCATCGTGAGCCTGTTCTGCGCTCAGCTGGCACGACCGGCAGCG GTGTATGCCGTGGAGGCGAGCTCGATGGTGGAGCACACCAGGGAGCTGGTGAAGCAGAACGCCTGCGAGGAGGTGATCACGGTGCTGCGGGGGCGAGCCGAGGAGATCCAACTACCTGAGCGGGTGGACGTCCTGGTGTCCGAGTGGATGGGCAACTGCTTGCTC TTTGAGTTCATGGTGGAGTCGGTCTTGCTGGCCAGAGACCGTTGGTTACGGGAAGATGGCACGATGTGGCCCTCGTCCGCAGCCCTCACCCTGGTGCCGTGCCAAGCCCACAGATACTACGCCGACAAAATGGCCTTCTGGGAGAAGCCATACGGCCTGGACTTTACACCACTTCA GCCCCTCGCACTCCAGGAGTTCTTCGCCAAGCCCAAGTTTAGTCACTTAATGGAGCCCGGCGACCGCCTCGCCTCTCCTGCCGACGTCATCTGCTTGGACATGTACACGCTGCAGGTGGCGGACCTGGAG GCCGACACACTGGAAGCAGACCCTCTTCATGCTGGACGAGCCCGTCAGCGTGCGTCGCGAGCACCTCATCCGTGGGACCGTTACTTTGCGCAGGAACCCCGTCTGGAGGCGCCACTTGATCGTCACCATTCACTGGGAGATCAGCGGCCACGCTCAGGAGGAGCCCGCCTGCCAGGCAAATCCACCTCCTCTGGTGCAGGAACGCGATGA
- the ercc1 gene encoding DNA excision repair protein ERCC-1 isoform X2: MKKRFHINLDESAFTRERTPPKKHFQPSTAVGARKTDAGACPAKEGQPLSYAQYIIKAQGSARPQRDDPSDKLRPEAGEGPTDASLRQSEPGAVPPAEGEVKGDRATNSEETPGSGADRREVNCPSLGPKPAGCGSSIVVSPRQRGNPILKFVRNVPWEFGDVVPDYVLGQTTCALFLSLRYHNLNPNYIHDRLKQLGQSFTLRVLLVQVDVKDPHHALKELARICIMADCTLILAWSPEEAGRYLETYKSYEKKPADLLKEQVEKNYLSKVTDCLTTVKSINKTDAMTLLSTFSVGKCATWRGVQILVFFAVYPFHGFVIVFGRNHQCN; encoded by the exons ATGAAGAAAAGGTTTCACATCAATTTGGACGAATCTGCCTTTACCAGAGAGAGAACACCA CCCAAAAAGCACTTTCAACCATCAACAGCTGTTGGAGCACGCAAAACCGATGCAGGTGCATGCCCAGCAAAGGAGGGTCAGCCTCTCTcttatgcacaatatatcatcaAGGCTCAGGGATCTGCACGCCCTCAACGAGATGACCCCTCTGACAAGCTCAGACCCGAAGCTGGTGAGGGTCCCACCGATGCCAGCCTCAGGCAAAGCGAGCCCGGCGCCGTGCCCCCCGCAGAAGGCGAGGTCAAAGGGGACCGGGCGACAAACAGCGAGGAGACTCCGGGGTCCGGTGCAGATCGGAGAGAAGTAAACTGTCCGAGCCTTGGTCCGAAACCCGCGGGATGCGGTAGCAGCATTGTTGTCAGTCCCAGACAG AGGGGAAATCCCATCTTGAAGTTTGTGAGGAACGTCCCGTGGGAGTTTGGAGACGTCGTGCCAGACTACGTCCTGGGCCAGACAACCTGTGCTCTCTTCCTCAG TCTCCGGTATCACAATCTGAATCCAAACTATATTCATGATCGACTCAAGCAGCTTGGACAGAGCTTCACCCTTCGAGTTTTACTAGTTCAAGTGGATGTG AAAGACCCCCATCACGCATTGAAGGAGCTGGCTCGCATCTGCATCATGGCTGACTGCACTCTTATTTTGGCATGGAG CCCAGAGGAGGCGGGACGTTACCTGGAAACATACAAGTCGTACGAGAAGAAACCGGCGGACCTTCTCAAGGAACAAGttgaaaaaaactatttatcaaag GTGACAGACTGCCTGACCACTGTCAAGTCCATAAACAAGACAGATGCTATGACCTTGCTATCAACCTTCTCT gtgggaaaATGTGCAACGtggcggggtgttcaaatactcgttTTCTTCGCTGTATATCCATTCCATGGTTTCGTGATAGTCTTTGGAAGGAATCATCAGTGCAACTAA
- the prmt2 gene encoding protein arginine N-methyltransferase 2 isoform X3, which produces MEDPEDVLPPEEYVVHWSFQGRCSEEQLSISKGERLLVHAKVSPEWWWAELRGVFGYVPASYLYQGSNEDEEEEDPWQDEEYYCTYGTLNLHLEMLSDKSRTEAYRRVVVNNSASLHGKVVMDLGCGTGIVSLFCAQLARPAAVYAVEASSMVEHTRELVKQNACEEVITVLRGRAEEIQLPERVDVLVSEWMGNCLLFEFMVESVLLARDRWLREDGTMWPSSAALTLVPCQAHRYYADKMAFWEKPYGLDFTPLQPLALQEFFAKPKFSHLMEPGDRLASPADVICLDMYTLQVADLEEMQGEFTFSLEKSGTFHGFTAWFSVCFESLEEGGPPVDLNTGPDAEPTHWKQTLFMLDEPVSVRREHLIRGTVTLRRNPVWRRHLIVTIHWEISGHAQEEPACQAGTKSFPMWR; this is translated from the exons ATGGAGGATCCGGAAGATGTGCTGCCACCTGAGGAGTACGTTGTTCACTGGAGCTTTCAGGGTCGTTGCAGTGAAGAG CAGCTTAGTATCAGCAAAGGAGAGCGACTGCTGGTCCATGCCAAGGTCTCCCCAGAGTGGTGGTGGGCTGAGCTGCGGGGGGTCTTTGGATATGTCCCTGCCAGCTACCTCTACCAGGGATCCaatgaagatgaggaggaggaggacccgTGGCAGGACGAGGAGTACTATTGCACTTACGGAACACtg AATCTTCACTTGGAGATGTTGTCAGACAAGAGCCGCACAGAGGCGTACAGGCGGGTGGTCGTCAACAACAGCGCTTCCCTGCACGGGAAGGTGGTGATGGACCTCGGCTGCGGGACGGGCATCGTGAGCCTGTTCTGCGCTCAGCTGGCACGACCGGCAGCG GTGTATGCCGTGGAGGCGAGCTCGATGGTGGAGCACACCAGGGAGCTGGTGAAGCAGAACGCCTGCGAGGAGGTGATCACGGTGCTGCGGGGGCGAGCCGAGGAGATCCAACTACCTGAGCGGGTGGACGTCCTGGTGTCCGAGTGGATGGGCAACTGCTTGCTC TTTGAGTTCATGGTGGAGTCGGTCTTGCTGGCCAGAGACCGTTGGTTACGGGAAGATGGCACGATGTGGCCCTCGTCCGCAGCCCTCACCCTGGTGCCGTGCCAAGCCCACAGATACTACGCCGACAAAATGGCCTTCTGGGAGAAGCCATACGGCCTGGACTTTACACCACTTCA GCCCCTCGCACTCCAGGAGTTCTTCGCCAAGCCCAAGTTTAGTCACTTAATGGAGCCCGGCGACCGCCTCGCCTCTCCTGCCGACGTCATCTGCTTGGACATGTACACGCTGCAGGTGGCGGACCTGGAG GAAATGCAGGGCGAGTTCACGTTTAGCCTGGAAAAGTCTGGAACGTTCCACGGTTTCACCGCCTGGTTCAGCGTTTGCTTCGAGAGCCTGGAGGAGGGCGGCCCGCCGGTGGATCTGAACACCGGACCTGACGCCGA GCCGACACACTGGAAGCAGACCCTCTTCATGCTGGACGAGCCCGTCAGCGTGCGTCGCGAGCACCTCATCCGTGGGACCGTTACTTTGCGCAGGAACCCCGTCTGGAGGCGCCACTTGATCGTCACCATTCACTGGGAGATCAGCGGCCACGCTCAGGAGGAGCCCGCCTGCCAG GCCGGCACTAAGAGCTTCCCTATGTGGCGCTGA
- the prmt2 gene encoding protein arginine N-methyltransferase 2 isoform X2 gives MEDPEDVLPPEEYVVHWSFQGRCSEELSISKGERLLVHAKVSPEWWWAELRGVFGYVPASYLYQGSNEDEEEEDPWQDEEYYCTYGTLNLHLEMLSDKSRTEAYRRVVVNNSASLHGKVVMDLGCGTGIVSLFCAQLARPAAVYAVEASSMVEHTRELVKQNACEEVITVLRGRAEEIQLPERVDVLVSEWMGNCLLFEFMVESVLLARDRWLREDGTMWPSSAALTLVPCQAHRYYADKMAFWEKPYGLDFTPLQPLALQEFFAKPKFSHLMEPGDRLASPADVICLDMYTLQVADLEEMQGEFTFSLEKSGTFHGFTAWFSVCFESLEEGGPPVDLNTGPDAEPTHWKQTLFMLDEPVSVRREHLIRGTVTLRRNPVWRRHLIVTIHWEISGHAQEEPACQANPPPLVQERDDGGATPV, from the exons ATGGAGGATCCGGAAGATGTGCTGCCACCTGAGGAGTACGTTGTTCACTGGAGCTTTCAGGGTCGTTGCAGTGAAGAG CTTAGTATCAGCAAAGGAGAGCGACTGCTGGTCCATGCCAAGGTCTCCCCAGAGTGGTGGTGGGCTGAGCTGCGGGGGGTCTTTGGATATGTCCCTGCCAGCTACCTCTACCAGGGATCCaatgaagatgaggaggaggaggacccgTGGCAGGACGAGGAGTACTATTGCACTTACGGAACACtg AATCTTCACTTGGAGATGTTGTCAGACAAGAGCCGCACAGAGGCGTACAGGCGGGTGGTCGTCAACAACAGCGCTTCCCTGCACGGGAAGGTGGTGATGGACCTCGGCTGCGGGACGGGCATCGTGAGCCTGTTCTGCGCTCAGCTGGCACGACCGGCAGCG GTGTATGCCGTGGAGGCGAGCTCGATGGTGGAGCACACCAGGGAGCTGGTGAAGCAGAACGCCTGCGAGGAGGTGATCACGGTGCTGCGGGGGCGAGCCGAGGAGATCCAACTACCTGAGCGGGTGGACGTCCTGGTGTCCGAGTGGATGGGCAACTGCTTGCTC TTTGAGTTCATGGTGGAGTCGGTCTTGCTGGCCAGAGACCGTTGGTTACGGGAAGATGGCACGATGTGGCCCTCGTCCGCAGCCCTCACCCTGGTGCCGTGCCAAGCCCACAGATACTACGCCGACAAAATGGCCTTCTGGGAGAAGCCATACGGCCTGGACTTTACACCACTTCA GCCCCTCGCACTCCAGGAGTTCTTCGCCAAGCCCAAGTTTAGTCACTTAATGGAGCCCGGCGACCGCCTCGCCTCTCCTGCCGACGTCATCTGCTTGGACATGTACACGCTGCAGGTGGCGGACCTGGAG GAAATGCAGGGCGAGTTCACGTTTAGCCTGGAAAAGTCTGGAACGTTCCACGGTTTCACCGCCTGGTTCAGCGTTTGCTTCGAGAGCCTGGAGGAGGGCGGCCCGCCGGTGGATCTGAACACCGGACCTGACGCCGA GCCGACACACTGGAAGCAGACCCTCTTCATGCTGGACGAGCCCGTCAGCGTGCGTCGCGAGCACCTCATCCGTGGGACCGTTACTTTGCGCAGGAACCCCGTCTGGAGGCGCCACTTGATCGTCACCATTCACTGGGAGATCAGCGGCCACGCTCAGGAGGAGCCCGCCTGCCAGGCAAATCCACCTCCTCTGGTGCAGGAACGCGATGACGGTGGCGCTACACCAGTATGA
- the ercc1 gene encoding DNA excision repair protein ERCC-1 isoform X3: MKKRFHINLDESAFTRERTPPKKHFQPSTAVGARKTDAGACPAKEGQPLSYAQYIIKAQGSARPQRDDPSDKLRPEAGEGPTDASLRQSEPGAVPPAEGEVKGDRATNSEETPGSGADRREVNCPSLGPKPAGCGSSIVVSPRQRGNPILKFVRNVPWEFGDVVPDYVLGQTTCALFLSLRYHNLNPNYIHDRLKQLGQSFTLRVLLVQVDVKDPHHALKELARICIMADCTLILAWSPEEAGRYLETYKSYEKKPADLLKEQVEKNYLSKVTDCLTTVKSINKTDAMTLLSTFSFSPLEIVEGSEMSTVREIISKEKSRNHNV, from the exons ATGAAGAAAAGGTTTCACATCAATTTGGACGAATCTGCCTTTACCAGAGAGAGAACACCA CCCAAAAAGCACTTTCAACCATCAACAGCTGTTGGAGCACGCAAAACCGATGCAGGTGCATGCCCAGCAAAGGAGGGTCAGCCTCTCTcttatgcacaatatatcatcaAGGCTCAGGGATCTGCACGCCCTCAACGAGATGACCCCTCTGACAAGCTCAGACCCGAAGCTGGTGAGGGTCCCACCGATGCCAGCCTCAGGCAAAGCGAGCCCGGCGCCGTGCCCCCCGCAGAAGGCGAGGTCAAAGGGGACCGGGCGACAAACAGCGAGGAGACTCCGGGGTCCGGTGCAGATCGGAGAGAAGTAAACTGTCCGAGCCTTGGTCCGAAACCCGCGGGATGCGGTAGCAGCATTGTTGTCAGTCCCAGACAG AGGGGAAATCCCATCTTGAAGTTTGTGAGGAACGTCCCGTGGGAGTTTGGAGACGTCGTGCCAGACTACGTCCTGGGCCAGACAACCTGTGCTCTCTTCCTCAG TCTCCGGTATCACAATCTGAATCCAAACTATATTCATGATCGACTCAAGCAGCTTGGACAGAGCTTCACCCTTCGAGTTTTACTAGTTCAAGTGGATGTG AAAGACCCCCATCACGCATTGAAGGAGCTGGCTCGCATCTGCATCATGGCTGACTGCACTCTTATTTTGGCATGGAG CCCAGAGGAGGCGGGACGTTACCTGGAAACATACAAGTCGTACGAGAAGAAACCGGCGGACCTTCTCAAGGAACAAGttgaaaaaaactatttatcaaag GTGACAGACTGCCTGACCACTGTCAAGTCCATAAACAAGACAGATGCTATGACCTTGCTATCAACCTTCTCT ttctcccccttagaaatcgtggaggggtctgaaatgtccaccgtgagagagatcatctcaaaagaaaaatccagaaatcacaatgtatga
- the LOC133512294 gene encoding gastrula zinc finger protein XlCGF17.1-like, with translation MQEKGSPEGQQQQCSDCGRGLSLPESEQTDKPDSASRCLSCRGDSGAPDEGAPQGGVHVDPHSCSLCGKTFISSAHLTLHLASHTKERRFQCGTCGKYFHQPSHLMAHEAIHRGDRPFKCPECGKTFGRAAHLKTHRRLHTGEKPFKCSYCDKAFTQKAGLLSHVRVHTDERAYRCDECGETFRSLPLLLSHKAEEAARQGKTPQAPAPPPDDLKCGVCCRTFIRSSYIRLHVRLEKGLRPYHCKVCNKTFAKLDSFVNHCDKHLRQKGGKSQGSLVKPPLFVPLSKPPPEVAQPVSTEVKSKEP, from the coding sequence ATGCAGGAGAAAGGCAGCCCAGAAGGTCAGCAGCAGCAGTGTTCAGATTGCGGACGCGGTTTGAGTCTCCCAGAATCCGAGCAGACGGACAAACCCGACTCCGCGTCCAGATGTCTGTCCTGCCGTGGAGACAGCGGCGCCCCCGACGAAGGGGCGCCCCAGGGAGGCGTCCACGTGGACCCGCACAGCTGCTCACTGTGCGGCAAAACGTTCATCTCCTCGGCCCACTTGACCCTGCACCTCGCCTCGCACACCAAGGAGAGGAGGTTCCAGTGCGGTACCTGCGGCAAGTACTTCCACCAGCCCTCCCACCTCATGGCCCACGAGGCCATCCACCGCGGCGACCGGCCCTTCAAATGCCCCGAGTGCGGCAAGACCTTCGGGCGGGCCGCGCATCTCAAGACTCACCGGCGGCTGCACACCGGCGAGAAGCCCTTCAAGTGTTCCTACTGCGACAAAGCCTTCACGCAGAAAGCGGGCCTCCTCTCGCACGTCCGCGTACACACGGACGAGCGGGCCTACAGGTGCGACGAGTGCGGCGAGACGTTCAGGTCCCTGCCGCTGCTGCTCTCTCACAAGGCCGAAGAGGCGGCGCGGCAGGGGAAAACGCCGCAGGCCCCCGCGCCTCCGCCGGACGACCTGAAGTGCGGCGTCTGCTGCCGCACCTTCATACGGTCCTCCTACATCCGACTGCACGTCCGCCTGGAAAAGGGGCTGCGGCCTTATCACTGCAAAGTGTGCAACAAAACCTTCGCCAAGCTGGATTCGTTCGTCAACCACTGCGATAAACATTTGAGgcagaaaggggggaaaagcCAGGGCAGCTTGGTGAAACCCCCGTTGTTCGTCCCGCTTTCAAAGCCGCCCCCGGAGGTCGCTCAGCCGGTGTCCACCGAGGTCAAATCAAAAGAGCCGTGA
- the prmt2 gene encoding protein arginine N-methyltransferase 2 isoform X1, which produces MEDPEDVLPPEEYVVHWSFQGRCSEEQLSISKGERLLVHAKVSPEWWWAELRGVFGYVPASYLYQGSNEDEEEEDPWQDEEYYCTYGTLNLHLEMLSDKSRTEAYRRVVVNNSASLHGKVVMDLGCGTGIVSLFCAQLARPAAVYAVEASSMVEHTRELVKQNACEEVITVLRGRAEEIQLPERVDVLVSEWMGNCLLFEFMVESVLLARDRWLREDGTMWPSSAALTLVPCQAHRYYADKMAFWEKPYGLDFTPLQPLALQEFFAKPKFSHLMEPGDRLASPADVICLDMYTLQVADLEEMQGEFTFSLEKSGTFHGFTAWFSVCFESLEEGGPPVDLNTGPDAEPTHWKQTLFMLDEPVSVRREHLIRGTVTLRRNPVWRRHLIVTIHWEISGHAQEEPACQANPPPLVQERDDGGATPV; this is translated from the exons ATGGAGGATCCGGAAGATGTGCTGCCACCTGAGGAGTACGTTGTTCACTGGAGCTTTCAGGGTCGTTGCAGTGAAGAG CAGCTTAGTATCAGCAAAGGAGAGCGACTGCTGGTCCATGCCAAGGTCTCCCCAGAGTGGTGGTGGGCTGAGCTGCGGGGGGTCTTTGGATATGTCCCTGCCAGCTACCTCTACCAGGGATCCaatgaagatgaggaggaggaggacccgTGGCAGGACGAGGAGTACTATTGCACTTACGGAACACtg AATCTTCACTTGGAGATGTTGTCAGACAAGAGCCGCACAGAGGCGTACAGGCGGGTGGTCGTCAACAACAGCGCTTCCCTGCACGGGAAGGTGGTGATGGACCTCGGCTGCGGGACGGGCATCGTGAGCCTGTTCTGCGCTCAGCTGGCACGACCGGCAGCG GTGTATGCCGTGGAGGCGAGCTCGATGGTGGAGCACACCAGGGAGCTGGTGAAGCAGAACGCCTGCGAGGAGGTGATCACGGTGCTGCGGGGGCGAGCCGAGGAGATCCAACTACCTGAGCGGGTGGACGTCCTGGTGTCCGAGTGGATGGGCAACTGCTTGCTC TTTGAGTTCATGGTGGAGTCGGTCTTGCTGGCCAGAGACCGTTGGTTACGGGAAGATGGCACGATGTGGCCCTCGTCCGCAGCCCTCACCCTGGTGCCGTGCCAAGCCCACAGATACTACGCCGACAAAATGGCCTTCTGGGAGAAGCCATACGGCCTGGACTTTACACCACTTCA GCCCCTCGCACTCCAGGAGTTCTTCGCCAAGCCCAAGTTTAGTCACTTAATGGAGCCCGGCGACCGCCTCGCCTCTCCTGCCGACGTCATCTGCTTGGACATGTACACGCTGCAGGTGGCGGACCTGGAG GAAATGCAGGGCGAGTTCACGTTTAGCCTGGAAAAGTCTGGAACGTTCCACGGTTTCACCGCCTGGTTCAGCGTTTGCTTCGAGAGCCTGGAGGAGGGCGGCCCGCCGGTGGATCTGAACACCGGACCTGACGCCGA GCCGACACACTGGAAGCAGACCCTCTTCATGCTGGACGAGCCCGTCAGCGTGCGTCGCGAGCACCTCATCCGTGGGACCGTTACTTTGCGCAGGAACCCCGTCTGGAGGCGCCACTTGATCGTCACCATTCACTGGGAGATCAGCGGCCACGCTCAGGAGGAGCCCGCCTGCCAGGCAAATCCACCTCCTCTGGTGCAGGAACGCGATGACGGTGGCGCTACACCAGTATGA